The proteins below come from a single Ptychodera flava strain L36383 chromosome 6, AS_Pfla_20210202, whole genome shotgun sequence genomic window:
- the LOC139134394 gene encoding uncharacterized protein, giving the protein MYVIETVSDVIKPYCSDGNNLELVAHHRIVVSTCASAGMLYQLGLKSGHFTHVFVDEAGQATEPECLIAVGLVAGEDGQIVLAGDPRQLGPVLTSKVAIKYGLNVSFLERLTSRPPYCRDEAKYKAHGNYNPYLISKLVDNYRSHPALLKLPSQIFYHDELLAKADVKIRECLCTLDLLPNKDAFPILFHGIRGEDMREGNSPSWFNPVEAVQVMKYLSAMMNNGVHKLEWSDVCVITPYRKQVEKIRLLKDSLGMGDIKVGSVEEFQGQERLVVIISTVRSSENLLGLDTRHNIGFLSNPKRFNVAITRAKALLIIIGNPHVLVQDYYWLQLLRYCVRNNAYTGCELPNFDEEVADVLFTEHGMDLDTSKQNTRENLNSPSLAEEDNEDIQSLGSRADQGICHDTEEDCNVTDTHNDQDLPGCSGQEVIQATEKCLGALTRNADEYKHKATSCGRREKQAAEVECNMGVDEVTQSDNARKDSQSHEKVKNTVVEAVTDSSAASVGCQGGNYTENSNDKANCNDDIGDNKALEDNSYIMNGEGEGTKRSPGNSYTINSREEANDEVFSVDGDIERLYSVTCNSSDSENSKDPINELNHEASTNQTNGSTTPPVGSITDFDRAPTEFPCSSHSNVLSETEEGDEASNSTNDEMSSSEDIDFTESSDDAASDTPSSDEGSRVSGTKTHFTSSLGSDSSSYSWSGQDDSSDIWSGQDDADEDEDDNNDGTGEKGATVLKNDISEDDNQADIQKDPEQEMMDIVHESKRATCHVSSTAVVEDLSHLSDLQKSAIDLREEFITSGIQEVHTSTPCTTKEKCLDKEVDPEKVTESSNSVDGKECILKDCDSALTEFDNSGDQNEAARQTLTKRRCKVVCKAGRHRRKSADDQRMVTYEEIYGSLSLSKVSDGTLNGEDQYGDVDVIIESSCEESATED; this is encoded by the exons ATGTATGTGATAGAG ACCGTATCGGATGTGATAAAACCATACTGCAGTGATGGCAACAACCTTGAGCTTGTAGCTCACCACAGGATTGTCGTGTCCACCTGCGCCTCAGCTGGTATGCTGTATCAGTTAGGCCTAAAGTCAGGCCACTTCACACACGTATTTGTCGATGAGGCTGGACAGGCAACAGAACCAGAGTGCTTGATTGCTGTGGGTCTGGTAGCGGGAGAGGATGGACAG ATTGTTCTTGCAGGAGATCCAAGGCAGCTCGGACCAGTACTGACCAGCAAGGTAGCCATCAAGTATGGGCTGAATGTGTCCTTCCTTGAGAGACTGACGTCAAGACCGCCATATTGCAGGGATGAAGCGAAGTACAAAGCACATGGAAACTACAATCCATATTTG ATCTCTAAATTGGTTGACAACTATAGATCCCATCCAGCGCTACTCAAGCTTCCATCACAGATTTTTTATCATGACGAGTTATTGGCAAAAGCTGATGTCAAGATTAGAGAGTGTCTATGTACGTTGGATCTCCTACCAAACAAGGATGCATTTCCAATTCTGTTCCATGGCATTAGG GGTGAAGATATGAGAGAAGGTAACAGTCCATCCTGGTTCAATCCAGTGGAAGCAGTCCAAGTAATGAAGTACCTAAGCGCTATGATGAATAACGGTGTCCACAAACTGGAATGGAGTGATGTTTGTGTCATTACACCATACAGGAAACAG gTGGAGAAGATACGTCTTTTGAAAGACAGCCTTGGAATGGGAGACATCAAAGTTGGATCAGTTGAAGAATTTCAAGGACAAGAAAGATTGGTTGTTATCATCTCTACG GTGAGGTCCTCTGAGAACTTGCTTGGTCTTGACACAAGACACAATATAGGGTTTCTTAGCAATCCCAAACGCTTCAATGTTGCCATCACCAGAGCCAAGGCATTGCTCATCATTATTGGTAATCCACATGTCCTTGTCCAG GACTATTACTGGTTACAGCTGTTGCGCTACTGTGTCAGGAACAATGCCTACACAGGATGTGAACTCCCAAACTTTGATGAGGAAGTGGCTGATGTTCTCTTCACTGAGCATGGTATGGACCTAGACACATCTAAACAGAATACAAGAGAAAACCTCAACTCACCAAGTCTTGCAGAAGAGGACAACGAAGACATCCAAAGCCTGGGTTCAAGGGCTGACCAAGGCATCTGCCATGACACGGAGGAAGACTGTAATGTAACAGATACCCACAACGATCAAGACCTACCAGGCTGTAGTGGACAGGAGGTGATTCAAGCAACAGAGAAATGCCTTGGCGCACTGACTCGGAATGCCGATGAGTACAAACACAAAGCAACTTCTTGTGGAAGAAGGGAGAAACAAGCAGCAGAAGTTGAGTGTAATATGGGTGTAGATGAAGTCACACAAAGTGATAATGCAAGGAAAGACTCACAAAGCCATGAGAAAGTGAAGAATACTGTTGTAGAGGCTGTAACCGATAGTAGTGCCGCTTCAGTAGGCTGCCAAGGAGGAAATTATACTGAGAACAGTAATGATAAGGCAAATTGCAATGATGACATTGGCGATAACAAGGCATTGGAAGACAACAGTTACATCATGAATGGAGAAGGAGAAGGTACAAAGAGATCACCAGGCAACAGCTATACCATCAACAGCAGAGAAGAAGCAAATGATGAGGTCTTTAGTGTGGATGGGGATATTGAAAGGCTTTACTCAGTTACTTGTAATAGTAGTGATTCTGAGAATTCAAAAGACCCAATAAACGAGTTGAATCATGAAGCTTCTACTAATCAAACAAATGGATCTACAACACCTCCTGTTGGTAGTATTACAGATTTTGACAGGGCTCCTACAGAATTTCCATGCTCAAGTCATTCTAATGTTCTATCAGAGACAGAAGAGGGTGATGAAGCAAGTAATTCCACAAACGACGAGATGTCCTCTTCTGAAGATATTGACTTTACAGAGTCTTCAGATGATGCAGCGTCAGACACTCCTTCCAGTGATGAAGGTTCGAGGGTCTCTGGTACAAAAACTCATTTCACCTCATCACTTGGGTCTGACTCCTCATCTTACAGTTGGAGTGGGCAGGATGACTCATCTGACATCTGGAGTGGGCAGGATGATGCcgatgaagatgaagatgatAATAACGATGGTACTGGTGAGAAAGGTGCAACTGTACTGAAGAATGATATATCAGAAGATGACAATCAAGCAGATATCCAAAAAGATCCAGAGCAAGAGATGATGGATATCGTTCATGAAAGTAAGAGGGCAACCTGCCATGTATCATCTACGGCTGTAGTTGAAGACTTAAGTCACCTATCCGATTTGCAAAAGTCGGCCATTGACCTTCGCGAGGAATTCATCACTTCAGGGATTCAAGAAGTACATACATCTACACCTTGTACAACAAAGGAGAAATGTCTGGACAAAGAAGTGGATCCGGAAAAAGTCACAGAAAGTAGCAATAGCGTTGATGGCAAAGAGTGCATCCTGAAAGATTGTGATTCTGCCCTGACAGAATTTGACAACTCTGGTGACCAGAATGAAGCAGCAAGGCAGACACTTACAAAGCGTAGATGCAAGGTTGTCTGCAAAGCTGGCAGACACAGAAGGAAGTCTGCAGACGATCAGAGGATGGTTACTTATGAAGAGATTTATGGGAGTCTGTCTTTGTCCAAAGTATCAGATGGCACATTGAATGGGGAGGATCAGTATGGTGATGTGGATGTGATCATTGAAAGTAGCTGTGAGGAGTCTGCCACTGAGGACTGA